One genomic region from Fictibacillus marinisediminis encodes:
- a CDS encoding SIMPL domain-containing protein has protein sequence MYYNRPEFTADHMRNIIKVTGEGSVFAVPDQAKLSLGVITENKDVNTAQKQNNEIMANVIHGLLTMGIKNKDIQTSLYRIEPQYVYENGQQNLKGYQVNHQLQVTVDDVGRTGVVIDTAVSQGANSVSSIQFTVSSPDAFYNRALSLAVNSAQQKAMAISRDLGVTLNRVPAKVTELSKGIHPGPVPFQGAMLSQGSSVPIQTGENEITARIEAEFFYTP, from the coding sequence ATGTATTACAACCGGCCGGAATTTACAGCTGACCACATGAGGAACATCATCAAGGTAACCGGTGAGGGTTCCGTATTTGCCGTACCCGATCAAGCCAAGCTTTCCTTAGGCGTAATCACGGAAAATAAAGATGTGAACACTGCGCAAAAGCAGAACAATGAGATCATGGCGAACGTCATTCATGGATTGTTAACGATGGGGATCAAGAACAAAGACATCCAGACCTCACTCTATCGCATTGAACCGCAATATGTTTATGAGAACGGACAGCAGAATCTTAAAGGCTATCAGGTAAACCATCAGCTTCAGGTGACGGTGGATGATGTGGGCAGGACGGGAGTCGTGATTGATACAGCGGTCAGCCAGGGAGCAAATTCCGTATCATCGATTCAGTTCACTGTGTCTTCTCCAGATGCTTTTTATAACCGAGCTCTGTCGCTTGCAGTAAACAGTGCACAGCAAAAAGCGATGGCTATATCCCGTGATCTTGGTGTCACGCTCAATCGGGTTCCGGCAAAAGTAACAGAGCTGTCAAAGGGCATCCATCCAGGGCCTGTTCCGTTTCAGGGAGCGATGCTGTCACAGGGAAGTTCCGTGCCGATCCAGACTGGAGAGAATGAGATTACGGCCCGTATTGAGGCAGAATTTTTTTATACTCCATAA
- a CDS encoding ABC transporter ATP-binding protein, which yields MSSQEPIIKVEHLVKRYGDFIAVKGVDFEVHKGEVFGLLGPNGAGKTTTLEMLVGLRKPDEGTAWIGEFDIKKHLEHVKEVIGVQLQSTTLFELLTVEEILKMYASFYPKHISIPDLIEDMILTDKRKSRIKSLSGGQKQRLAIALALVHDPWIIFLDEPTTGLDPQARRTLWDIILNLKERGKTVMLTTHYMDEAHVLCDRIAIMDQGQLIALDTPENLVKNLQSDSAVEFRLTEDAPILDLKEIEGVKQTGSHKDVQVLYTDNLQQTLTSLIQTASEKDLKLTDLQTRTATLEDVFIHMTGRSLREG from the coding sequence ATGAGTTCACAGGAGCCCATTATTAAAGTAGAGCATCTCGTGAAACGCTATGGTGATTTTATCGCCGTAAAGGGAGTTGACTTTGAAGTACATAAAGGTGAAGTATTCGGGCTGCTCGGTCCGAACGGCGCCGGAAAAACGACAACGCTGGAAATGCTTGTCGGCCTGAGAAAACCGGATGAAGGAACAGCCTGGATCGGTGAATTTGATATTAAGAAGCACCTGGAACACGTCAAGGAAGTGATTGGAGTACAGCTTCAATCTACGACGCTGTTTGAACTGCTGACCGTTGAAGAGATTTTGAAAATGTATGCCAGCTTCTATCCCAAGCATATATCCATCCCGGATCTGATCGAAGACATGATTTTAACCGATAAGCGTAAAAGCCGGATCAAAAGCTTATCAGGCGGCCAAAAGCAAAGGCTGGCGATTGCGCTGGCACTCGTGCACGATCCTTGGATCATTTTCCTGGATGAACCGACAACAGGACTTGATCCGCAGGCTCGGCGTACCTTGTGGGATATTATTCTGAATTTGAAGGAAAGAGGAAAGACGGTCATGCTGACAACGCACTATATGGATGAAGCTCATGTGCTCTGTGACCGGATTGCCATTATGGATCAGGGACAGCTGATCGCACTGGATACACCTGAGAATCTGGTGAAAAATCTTCAGTCGGACAGCGCCGTTGAGTTCCGTTTAACAGAAGATGCACCCATCCTGGATTTAAAAGAAATTGAAGGGGTCAAGCAGACAGGCAGCCATAAGGATGTTCAAGTGCTTTATACCGATAATCTACAGCAGACGCTGACCAGCCTGATTCAGACCGCATCTGAAAAAGATCTGAAACTGACCGATCTGCAGACACGCACCGCCACTTTGGAGGATGTGTTCATCCATATGACAGGAAGGAGCTTGAGAGAAGGATGA
- a CDS encoding ABC transporter permease has translation MKAYWQLTLAQLRIFLRNRQVLFWTLAFPIFLMVMLGSFLGNGNGVSVTIGYVDQDQSVQSKQLASLLKKNEAISLEKSSSKKEALSKLKKGDVQLVLQVPKGYETRMKSAAQGEKPFRLPVFYNETNMAVSQVGQQLVNNAVDAISKQKADYKPSVVINPKGVETLNLRYIDFLVPGIVAMMIMSNNMNGVAGQIASWRERGILRRMQGTTLKAHTFIAAQITARLMLNGLQALIVLGVARLVFDVEIRGSWLTLVSFVILGTLAFMAIGFIIAGIAKTPESAGPIAGFLSFPMLFLGGVFFPIKNMPEFLQPIVHILPIAHLTTAMRETMNVGASFMSLGTEALILGCWLIGAFIVASLTFKWE, from the coding sequence ATGAAAGCATACTGGCAATTAACGTTAGCTCAATTACGCATTTTCCTGCGCAACCGCCAGGTCTTGTTCTGGACGCTTGCGTTTCCGATCTTCCTCATGGTCATGCTCGGCTCTTTTCTCGGCAATGGAAACGGCGTGTCGGTCACGATCGGATATGTGGATCAGGATCAATCTGTCCAATCTAAACAGCTTGCAAGTCTTTTGAAGAAAAACGAAGCGATATCACTCGAAAAATCATCGAGTAAAAAAGAGGCGCTCTCCAAGCTGAAAAAAGGAGACGTCCAGCTTGTACTGCAGGTCCCGAAAGGCTATGAAACAAGGATGAAGAGTGCGGCTCAGGGTGAAAAGCCATTCAGGCTTCCTGTTTTTTATAATGAAACGAACATGGCTGTCTCGCAGGTTGGACAGCAGCTCGTGAATAATGCAGTCGATGCCATCAGTAAACAGAAGGCGGATTATAAGCCATCGGTGGTCATCAACCCAAAAGGTGTAGAGACGCTGAATCTCCGCTATATCGACTTTCTTGTCCCGGGGATCGTGGCGATGATGATCATGAGCAACAACATGAACGGGGTAGCAGGACAGATCGCATCATGGCGCGAACGCGGAATCTTGCGAAGGATGCAGGGAACGACATTGAAAGCCCACACCTTTATCGCGGCACAGATTACCGCCCGGCTGATGCTGAATGGGTTACAAGCGCTCATCGTTCTTGGCGTCGCCCGGCTCGTATTTGATGTAGAAATCCGGGGATCGTGGCTGACCCTCGTCAGCTTTGTCATCTTGGGTACACTCGCGTTCATGGCGATTGGCTTTATCATTGCAGGGATTGCCAAAACACCGGAAAGTGCAGGACCGATCGCAGGCTTCCTATCTTTTCCGATGCTGTTTTTGGGCGGAGTGTTCTTTCCAATTAAAAATATGCCGGAATTTCTTCAGCCGATCGTGCATATCCTTCCCATAGCTCACTTAACAACTGCGATGAGGGAGACGATGAATGTTGGCGCTTCGTTTATGAGCCTGGGAACAGAGGCCCTGATTCTTGGCTGCTGGCTGATTGGTGCCTTTATAGTAGCGAGCCTCACGTTTAAGTGGGAATAA
- a CDS encoding DUF6526 family protein — MENQNYQNHTRMHPLFHYVLSLFVLGTLVTALVYFVRSLSNGENVLLACVVLLAAGSLVILFLLVRSYPLKAQDRAIRAEENLRHFVLTGKLMDSRLTTGQIVALRFASDQELPALSQRAAEESLRSKEIKQAINEWRGDYYRV, encoded by the coding sequence ATGGAAAATCAAAACTATCAAAACCATACACGGATGCATCCGTTGTTTCATTATGTCCTGTCCCTTTTCGTGCTGGGAACACTCGTAACAGCACTGGTTTACTTTGTCCGTTCGCTGAGTAATGGAGAGAATGTACTCCTTGCCTGTGTGGTGCTTTTAGCGGCAGGGTCACTGGTTATTCTATTTTTACTCGTAAGAAGTTATCCGCTGAAGGCGCAAGACCGGGCCATCCGTGCCGAAGAGAATCTGCGGCACTTTGTACTAACCGGCAAGCTCATGGATTCCAGGCTGACAACCGGACAGATTGTCGCTTTACGCTTTGCCAGTGATCAAGAACTGCCAGCGTTGAGCCAAAGAGCAGCTGAAGAAAGTTTGCGTTCTAAAGAAATTAAGCAGGCGATCAATGAATGGCGCGGGGATTACTATCGGGTATAG
- a CDS encoding CitMHS family transporter, translating into MAKSPSSFSFLMNFMYKINLKYFNNFILKTFSFQNILFTLNLLTKGVKTMLALLGFLMILTFMVLIMTKRLTAMIALMVVPVAFALIGGFGKDIGPMALEGIKSVAPTGIMILFAILFFGIMIDAGVFDPIISSILKVVKGDPVKIAIGTAVLALLISLDGDGTTTYMITISAMLPLYKRIGMRPLVLAGIAVSASGVMNLLPWGGPTARAMTALHLEMSDIFTPVIPSMIGGVVFVLFMAFILGKKERSRVGVLEIDYKTMAMQAAAVDADAVGLKRPKLIVVNYLLTILLLVALIKELLPTTVLFMIGFAIAITMNYPKLRDQKERIANYADNALSVVTMVFAAGIFTGILSGTKMVDAMANTMITHVPDALGSHFALITAIISAPFTFFMSNDAFYYGVLPLLAKAAAGYGIDPAMIGRASLLGLPVHLLSPLVPSTYLLVGMVGEDFGDLQRGFLKWACGATAVMILVALVLTIIPF; encoded by the coding sequence ATGGCGAAATCGCCGTCCTCTTTTAGTTTTCTCATGAACTTTATGTACAAAATTAATTTAAAGTACTTTAATAACTTTATTTTGAAAACGTTTTCATTTCAGAATATTTTGTTTACACTCAACTTACTTACAAAAGGGGTGAAGACGATGCTCGCATTATTAGGTTTTTTAATGATACTTACATTCATGGTTTTAATTATGACAAAACGCCTGACCGCCATGATCGCCTTGATGGTTGTCCCTGTAGCTTTCGCCTTGATTGGCGGATTCGGCAAAGATATCGGACCGATGGCGCTTGAGGGCATAAAAAGTGTAGCGCCTACAGGAATCATGATCCTGTTCGCCATTCTCTTCTTCGGCATTATGATTGATGCCGGTGTGTTTGATCCCATTATCTCAAGCATTCTGAAAGTTGTAAAAGGAGATCCTGTAAAGATCGCCATCGGAACAGCAGTACTGGCTTTGTTAATTTCGTTAGATGGTGACGGCACGACGACCTACATGATCACCATCTCAGCAATGCTTCCATTGTACAAAAGAATTGGCATGAGGCCTCTTGTTTTGGCCGGTATTGCCGTATCTGCGTCCGGTGTGATGAACCTCCTTCCATGGGGCGGTCCTACTGCCAGAGCGATGACAGCGCTGCACCTCGAGATGTCTGATATCTTTACGCCTGTTATTCCATCCATGATCGGCGGCGTAGTGTTCGTCCTGTTCATGGCCTTTATTCTCGGAAAAAAAGAACGCAGCCGTGTAGGTGTTCTTGAGATTGATTATAAAACAATGGCGATGCAGGCCGCTGCTGTTGATGCTGATGCTGTCGGTTTAAAGCGTCCAAAGCTCATCGTAGTGAACTATCTGCTAACAATCCTGCTTCTTGTTGCATTGATCAAAGAACTTTTGCCAACAACTGTTTTATTTATGATTGGCTTTGCTATTGCCATTACGATGAATTATCCAAAACTGCGTGACCAGAAAGAAAGAATTGCCAACTATGCTGATAATGCCTTATCTGTCGTCACGATGGTTTTTGCCGCAGGTATTTTCACAGGAATTCTTTCAGGTACAAAAATGGTCGATGCTATGGCCAACACGATGATCACACATGTCCCTGATGCATTGGGTTCACACTTTGCGCTCATTACAGCCATCATCTCTGCACCGTTTACCTTTTTCATGTCCAATGATGCCTTTTATTACGGCGTCCTGCCTTTGCTTGCCAAAGCAGCTGCTGGATACGGCATTGATCCAGCCATGATCGGACGCGCTTCCCTTTTAGGATTGCCGGTCCATCTATTAAGTCCATTGGTCCCTTCTACTTATCTATTAGTCGGCATGGTAGGCGAAGACTTCGGAGACTTGCAGCGAGGCTTCCTGAAATGGGCCTGTGGTGCAACCGCGGTAATGATTCTCGTAGCTCTCGTCTTAACGATCATTCCGTTTTGA
- a CDS encoding response regulator → MIKAAIAEDDFRIADIHEKFLKKFNEIEVVGKALTGEQTLQLLKTTEPDLLLLDVYLPDMLGSDLLPLIREHFPKLSIIMITAATDKEFLEKALGYGAENYLIKPVSRERFDEIIQSFIKKHNLLSSNEQVNQNLIDLIFDKRKLEQSKKGTSFPKGIDEITLGKVKAVLQAKRDGLSAEEVGNEIGASRITARRYLEYLSSINESKAEVVYGIVGRPEKKYYPL, encoded by the coding sequence ATGATCAAAGCAGCGATAGCCGAAGATGATTTTCGAATAGCCGATATACATGAAAAGTTTTTGAAGAAATTCAATGAGATTGAGGTGGTCGGAAAGGCATTGACCGGAGAACAGACGCTGCAATTGCTGAAAACAACGGAACCCGACCTGCTTCTTCTTGATGTGTATCTGCCTGATATGCTGGGCTCTGATCTCCTCCCTCTCATCCGTGAGCACTTTCCTAAACTGAGTATTATCATGATTACAGCCGCGACGGACAAGGAGTTCCTTGAGAAAGCCCTGGGATATGGCGCGGAGAATTATTTAATCAAACCTGTGAGCCGGGAACGATTTGATGAGATCATCCAGTCATTTATTAAAAAGCATAATCTCCTTTCATCCAATGAACAAGTGAATCAAAACCTGATTGATTTGATTTTTGATAAGAGGAAACTTGAGCAATCCAAAAAAGGAACCAGCTTCCCAAAAGGAATCGATGAGATCACACTGGGCAAAGTGAAGGCCGTCCTTCAGGCAAAAAGGGACGGGCTTTCTGCAGAGGAAGTCGGAAACGAGATTGGAGCTTCAAGAATTACTGCGCGCCGGTATCTCGAGTACCTCTCCTCCATAAACGAATCCAAAGCCGAAGTTGTCTACGGCATTGTCGGCCGCCCCGAAAAGAAATATTATCCCCTGTAA
- a CDS encoding ATP-binding protein yields MKAIKVSLQIKILGLVLLLGALLILLLTGYFSYKESKQIEENKGRLALELSKSISFMPTVIDAFQSSDPSKTIQPLVEKIRKHTGAEFIVVGNTSGIRYSHPIPSEIGRKMTGGDNDRALKGEYYVSQAKGSLGPSLRGKSPIYNQQGKIIGLVSVGFLLEDIHEQIMNNFLKVLFVSLIALLVSVIGSYILSRDIRRDTMGLEPYEIAALYKEKNAVYHSVKEGILAIDKEGRITNMNQSAKKLLDIEGSVRHMKVDGLFPSAYLYEVLKHGNPQSDKEMFWKDKTVIVNCTPLFHQNKISGVVASFRDKTEVEQMINTLSEVKQYSEDLRSQTHEFTNKLYVLYGLLQLGEYEQAISMIKSETQVLQFQNAVVFNQIKDTKVQAILLGKLGKASEKKIQFEIASDSFLEELPAHFKLSSLIVILGNLIDNAFEAVYHVKSPKVTLFVTDIGSEIIFEIEDNGKGINDKEIPLLFNRGYTSKDGDEPRGYGLSNADEAVRDMNGIIEVQSNPGTGTVFTVYLPKNDKGADSYDQSSDSRR; encoded by the coding sequence AATCCATATCCTTCATGCCTACGGTTATTGATGCTTTCCAATCGAGCGATCCATCCAAAACGATACAGCCTCTCGTTGAAAAGATACGTAAACATACTGGTGCTGAATTCATTGTGGTCGGCAACACATCCGGCATCCGCTATTCACATCCCATCCCTTCAGAAATCGGAAGAAAAATGACTGGGGGCGATAATGACAGAGCTCTTAAAGGGGAGTATTACGTTTCACAGGCAAAAGGTTCTCTCGGTCCCTCTCTCAGAGGAAAATCCCCGATCTATAACCAGCAAGGAAAGATCATCGGCCTCGTTTCCGTAGGATTTTTGTTGGAAGACATTCATGAACAGATCATGAACAACTTCTTAAAAGTCCTTTTTGTTTCTCTTATCGCACTGCTGGTATCTGTGATTGGGAGCTATATCCTTTCTAGAGATATCCGGCGAGATACGATGGGGCTTGAACCGTATGAGATCGCCGCACTGTATAAAGAAAAGAACGCTGTGTATCATTCCGTTAAAGAGGGCATATTGGCCATTGATAAAGAAGGACGGATAACGAATATGAACCAATCGGCCAAGAAGCTGCTCGATATTGAAGGATCTGTCCGGCATATGAAAGTGGACGGCCTCTTTCCCTCCGCTTATCTTTATGAGGTGTTAAAGCACGGTAACCCCCAAAGTGATAAAGAGATGTTTTGGAAAGATAAAACAGTGATCGTTAACTGTACCCCTCTCTTTCATCAAAACAAGATCAGCGGTGTGGTTGCTTCCTTCCGGGACAAAACAGAGGTGGAGCAGATGATCAATACCCTTTCTGAAGTCAAACAGTATTCTGAAGACCTTCGTTCGCAAACCCATGAGTTTACCAATAAATTATATGTTCTGTATGGTCTCTTGCAGCTTGGTGAATATGAGCAGGCCATCAGTATGATCAAAAGCGAAACACAGGTCCTGCAATTTCAAAATGCCGTCGTCTTTAACCAAATTAAAGATACAAAAGTACAAGCGATTCTATTAGGCAAGCTGGGAAAAGCTTCTGAGAAAAAAATACAGTTTGAGATCGCTTCTGATAGTTTTCTGGAAGAACTGCCGGCACACTTCAAGCTCTCCAGCTTAATTGTTATTCTTGGAAATTTAATTGATAACGCTTTCGAAGCGGTTTATCATGTGAAGAGTCCGAAAGTCACGCTTTTTGTTACCGATATCGGCAGTGAAATTATTTTTGAAATTGAGGATAATGGCAAAGGAATAAACGATAAAGAAATACCGCTTCTCTTCAATCGGGGCTACACTTCTAAAGACGGAGATGAACCAAGAGGATATGGCTTATCAAATGCGGACGAAGCGGTACGGGATATGAATGGAATAATTGAAGTGCAAAGTAATCCAGGCACTGGTACTGTATTTACGGTGTATCTTCCTAAGAATGATAAGGGAGCTGATTCATATGATCAAAGCAGCGATAGCCGAAGATGA